Below is a genomic region from Salvelinus fontinalis isolate EN_2023a chromosome 38, ASM2944872v1, whole genome shotgun sequence.
ACTTTTGAATAGGGTGTGTTTGTCAGTAAACATTCATGCCATATCCTCATTACACTGGGTTATATGATACTTTCCTCCCCCAATTGCATATGGGTAAGTACATTTCCTTATCAAATTGGATAAGAGACAAACAGACGAATGTTTAGGATTAAGGCTACCGTAACCTCTGACCTCACCACATGTACTCCGCTGCCCCAGGGCATAAGAGACAATGATTGATAATAGGAATAGCTCAAGTTTGAGAATATGATGCTACAGTTGTTCTAAGCTGTGTGTTCTACATCAAGTCATCAACATGACATCCACATGCCTAGAAAGGGCTGAGAGAAAAATAGGGATTAATGAAGAGGGAGATGAAGGATTATGTCTCAAATAGTGGCAGAGTGGCATGCAGTTCCAGAGGTAAGGCACATCATGATGCCCCACAACATACTATGGCTCAATTCACAACACCTTTCCACTTGCCCTAGTGAGTCAGTGACACTTGTTCTACTGAGTAATGAATACAATGTACTAACGGAAATTAAAACCCTACAATTGGATGGGTGATAAGCCAGTATCCCAACAGATATCTCACAAATTGTGATGTCATTTCACAGTTACTTATGATAGCAGCCACACATGATGAACATGCAAACTGAACAGATAACAGCAAAAATAAACGTGTGGTGATGGGTTGGAGCTTGAGCCCTACTCTTACCATCGACCCTCTACATGAGGAAGTTAACCTTCAGGCTGTGCAGGACAGAGCAAAACCCTGACAATTCTCCTCCTATAGTGGGGTGGGAGGAACACATCACAAAACTGGGAGTTAAAAGTGTTACACACTGTGGAGCACAGAGATTGTCAGTTTAGTTCTGGTATAAAAAGGAGAATCACTCAAATTGTAAAAAGCTACTAAGGGAAAAAAGGCCTCAGGACTGCAGGATAAACTGATGGTAATATGGAGTTACCGAAAGATTAAAAACAGAAAATCGTTGAATAAAAACAGGTAAAGATCATTACTAAGCCAAGATGAAGGAAACTTAGAGGCCaaccttaaaaaaaaatatttaagatGGGAAAACTTTATAATCATGCCTCTACGATGCTTCATATTATAggataaaaatatataattcagtGGGTGAAAACACACTTTGGTTATGACATTTCACTTCATTATGTTATAAAATCaattttaccaagacaaataCGATTTTTCATGTTCCGAATCGTTCACTAgagattagagggacaatagatcgCTGTGTACCTGGCCATTAGCGAGTTTGGTAGGCTattaaagaggaatggtccaaaattcctcctgaccgttgtgcaggtctgatccgcaaccacagaaaacgtttggttgaggttattgctgccaaaggagggtcaaccaagggttcacataatttatccaccctacactgtgaatgtttacacggtgtgttcaataaagacatgaaaacatataattgtttgtgtgttattagattaagcagaatgtgtttgtctattgttgtgacttagaagatcaaattttatgaccagtttatgcagaaatccaggtaattccaaagggttcaaatattttttcttgccactgttccgacaggtgcatgataatggtccatccTAAATCAGAACTAATTTCACACGTATTATTTAGTATATTGTTGGGTtctgaaaatatgaaatatacttattcatgtcactgagggagagaggggaatgtaTAATGTTTACAATCTGTCCcatgttattgttagccatcagggatcctatgggagaagagacacagtctggtactGTGAAGTCAATATGatagccgtgagttggggaggagtgagcaatTTGGGGTCGAAGCCAGGTCAAATGAGGTGAagaagaacagatatcactaaggttctgtctagcaacagagatgcattggctgttcagatgtgtaggaggaaacTCAGTATAGGAGAAAGTGTtcaatatcagtgcttgtgtgaatatttattttgtcttatgcagctgtatgacccaatgggtgaataaacttggtttaagctttaCTAATCTTTAGAACCTAACAATATGTAAAGACAAAAttaaattaagaatagtctgatgagtgacaatattatcacttgtgaatgatgcccagcatgtgCAGTAAGACAAGAAACAGCAACTTTTTCAAATCAGTCACACacatcatgtagcctagcccataggcctatatgttttgatatggTTTTTAACTAAAGTGGTCGAATAACTCCAAACGTAAACTACAGGCCtaggacccctggaacacggttagagagcacAGTGAAACGTGTTCTTATAAGAGTTATGACCGGCCCCTATTTGAAAGAGGATCCCAGCTTCTTGTGGGGCTATATTTATTGCTcaattcttaaaatgaagcacacaACCTAGCGTACATAGGCGGCACGTGAATTTGAGGAAGCTAATTTTCACCTTaaaaaaaatgcacctttataataaagcattccatGCATCATCGCATTTGCAGACTTATGTAAGATACATTACAAATAATAGGTTGATGAGTAGATTGCATAGCCATAACATTAAAGTAGCACTGACACAACAAGGATAAATAGTGAATATGCACAGTACGCACTCACCAGGGATcgcaactaaagttgcataaataactgtAAAGCATATAGCATATAGGAGGACCGGTTTctttgttaactgctcaacacagaatagccacatAAGCGCACTCCCTCGAAATATCCTTTCAATTATATTCagttatgttcaattgtattcttcatactataaaataatgccacagaattctaagGAAAtcgagtctgctaaatgaactagtgtagcccacagccatatagCATAGCCCAAGTTGAGGACAATTCAGAATATGCCATTCTGTTTTTCTGAAATAGACAGGTCTGAAGAAAATGTAGCCTAagataaataatggatttattgcgCTGGTGTAGGCTAtgaatttattagactttttaaaatgtagatgttccatggGTCTGCATCAGttgcttgtaggctatgcgtgaAAGCCAGGAGACACTAAAAGTGTTGATGTTAATTAAATGGTCAATTACAGTAAAACTGGCAGTTATTTGCatgacaatcaccagctgacaaTTTCATCACTGCCACAGCACTATtttagagaagaaaaaaaattctcTGGACTCTACTGATTTAGTCCCCCTAATTTTGACTATCCTACAGGGTGAAAACTCCAATACATTTTGAACGAATTATGATAGAGGCATAAGGTTTGGACCATTTGTTATTTTACCAATTGGTCAAAAGATGAGTTTTTGATTGGACACCCCAAATATTGTTTTGGGAGTCCAAACAATATCGCTGCTCCTAagaggcgcagcggtctaaggcactgcatctcagtgctagaggcgtcactacagaccctggttcgattccaggctgtatcacaaccggccgtgactgggagtcccatagggaggcacacaattggcccagcatcatccgggctaggatttggccggggtaggccatcattgtaaataagaatttgttcttaactgacttgcttagtaaaataaaggttaaataaaataaataatcaaGACAAATTAGATGAACATAATGCAACAATATAAAGTGACTTGAATTTTCAAAGACCTGCCTGTAAGTGAATACAATATGACTGGTGATAAAGTActtaataaaaaaatatctatGTAAACCCAGAGTTCACCCATGTAAACCTAAACTTTCAACCGTTTTCTGAAAGCATCTCTGTTGCAAGAAATTAGCTTCTACAAACCTCAGCCATTTAATTTCCATTGTGGATATCTACACTTATAGCCTGGTCCACACAGGTGCAATAAACACGAGTGTGGAAACCGTTCAACTATACAaacttgcaacaacaaaaaacataggGGTACAGCTAAGAGGTAGTTCCGATTCAGGTAAATACCAATTATTTAAAAATcaggtaaaaaaagaaaaaacactAAAAGCAAGACGTAATGTTCATGGATGCAGTGTCCTATCCCTAATGTGCATTATAAGAATAGAATGTGCACCATCCTCCCTCTTATGACACAATATGTAACATACTATGGTAAGTACAtttggagaagggggggggggggggtctgaaggGAATATAGTGGGCTCATGCAGGACAGGCACAGGGGCAGAATCTCAAATGCATACTCCTCGAGTCCACTCTCCTGAAGAAGGTGAGAGGACACGAGGAGTATACAATTGAGATTCTCCAAGGGTCAAGGTGAAGACTTTTGAACTACAGCACGGTCAGGACATGTAGCCACTAGATGGTGGCCCTACCATGTTTGTGTCATTCTTGGCCAGGAAAGGGGGCCGCCCCATGTCCACTGCAACAGCAGGTGGAATGTCTTCAGGGGGCAAAAAGCCTCTTCTGTCAATTAGACTGAAAGACATGAGAGGAAAAGAGAATGTTAGAAAGATACATAGACAATTTCCATTCCCAAGAGGACATTTCATTGTATCCTTGAGgtacttattttttatttaacaaggcaagtcagttaagaacaaattattttttacaatgacggcctaccccggccaaacctggacgacagtGGGCCGATTGGGAGTcgcatagggcagcgcacaatcacagccggatgtaatacagcctggattcaaaccagggactgtagtgatgccttttgcactgagatgcagtgccttagaccgctgcgccacttgggagcccaaagTTGGGAGCCAAGTTTAACGAAGGGTGAACTGAGATACATTTCATTTGACAGTAGCAACTTTGACTGATGTGGGGGTTTAGCCATACATACTGACCTGGGGGGCATGGGCCCACACAGCGTTGCACAGAAGTTGGTAAAGATGTTGTCGTAAGTGTAGGGATTCCCAGAGTCCTCTGCACCTCTTTTACTCGACCAGGAGCCTTTTATCTGCACAGGAAAGACAAAGTTAAGAAGCAGTCTGGAGACCAAGCAGGATCAAACATTCAAGTACTGTATATTTAGGTGATTAGGATGTGTAGTGCGGCCTTGGTAGTCTAGCAGGAATACCGCTTCCTCCGGCACAATGTCTACCGTGCCTGAATAGGTTGAAATCTGTCCACTTGCCCTTTCACCCAACTACTCTTATCTtcgacctctgtctctctcaccatctGTTCAATAACATTTTAGAAACAATCCTCAAAAAAAAGTGTGTAGAGTACTAAACAAAATATAaagtcagcaaaaaaataaatgtccctttttcaggaccctgtctttcaaagataattcgtaaaaatccaaataacttcacagatcttcattgtaaagggtttaaacaccgtttcccatgcttattcaatgaaccataaacaattaatgaacatgcacctgtggaacggtcgttaggacactaacagcttacagacggtaggcaattaaggtcacagttatgaaaacttaggacaccaaagaggcctttctactgactttgaaaaacaccaaaagaaaaatgcccagggtacctgctcatctgcgtgaacgtgccttaggcatgctgcaaggaggcatgaagactgcagatgtggccagggcaataaattgctatgtccgtactgtgagacgcctaagacagctctacagggagacaggacggacaactgattgtcctcacagtggcagaccacatgtaacaacacctgcacaggataggTACATTCGAACactacacctgcgggacaggtacaggatggcaacaactgccgagttacaccaggaacgcacaatccctccatcagtgctcagactgtccgtaataggctgagagaggctggactgagggcttgtaggcctgttgtaaggcaggtcctcaccagacatcaccggcaacaacatcgcctaagggcacaaacccaccatcactggaccagacaggactggcaaaaggtgctcttcactgacgagtcgcggttttgtctcaccaggggtgacggtcagattcgcatttatcgtcaaaggaatgagcgttacaccgaggcctgtactctggagtgggatcgatttggaggtggagggtccgtggtctggggcggtgcgtcacagcatcatcggactgagcttgtcattgcaggcaatctcaacgctgtgtgttacagggaagacatcctcctccctcatgtggtacccttccttagGCTCATCCtgccatgaccctccagcatgacaatgccaccagccatactgctcgttctgtgcgtgatttcctgcaagacaggaatgtcagtgttctgccatggccagcgaagagcccggatctcaatcccattgagcacgtctgggacctgttggatcggagggtgagggccattcccctcagaaatgtccgggaacttgcctTGGTGGTGGAAGAGTggtgtaacatctcacagcaagaactggcaaatcttgtgcagtccatgaggagatgcactgcagtacttaatgcagctggtggccacaccagatactgactgttacttttgattttgacccctccttttgttcagggacacattattccatttctgttagtcacatgtctgtggaacttgttcagtgtgtgtctcagttgttgaatcttatgttcatacaaatatttacacataagtttgctgaaaataaacccagttgacagggagaggatgtttctttttttgctgtgttTATTATAGGTAGCTAATCTTCAGTTACTTGTGAAGCCTCTAATTTCTCCAATGCATTAATAAGTTCTGTCCTGAGTAGCAACCTAGCGGTGTAGCAACCAAAAGCCCTGGTCTTCCATAGAAAACCTATGTAAATTACCATCGCCAAAACAGGCCAAACACTTTTTTTAGACAGAAGGTTTGGACTTTAAAATGTGTTTAGCATGATCAAGTTCGATCCCCACTTAATTATTTTAAAGTTCGCTACAAATCGAGATATTATATTAAATAGGGATCCAGTCTGACTACTACATTTGTCGTCACACAGGACCACGTGCTGACAGACCATTCACAGGCCGGCAAGCTATGAGGAGGCTCCGTGTTGACTATCAAGCAGGATGAAAACAACTACGTTGACCATGATCCTTAGCGTTTTTTGGTGCCATTCAGCAAAATGGGGCGCTTCAAATTCAAATAGTTCTGGCCTCATACGCCATCTGGAGTTTTCTATAGGAATACGTGGATGATGTCAGcgctatcactatctactattTTCAAGATCTATGGTTGGTACTTACATCTTCATTTGTTGTGAGGTTGAAGGCCACCAAGTATGTATGGAAACCTGAAAGCCCCAGAATAGACCAAATGGAGAAGAAGCAAATAACTAGTTCAACCACAGTGAGAGGGATTGTCAAGGCTTCAACATACACTAGCAAAGGTTATCAACAATGACTATCAATAACAAGAGCTACATGATCATCAGAAGGCCTTATTGTGTAATTCTTTGGGAATCACAATCAGAATCACAATATTATAGCCATGAAGGCCTAACTACTGGTTTCCCTGAACTGCAATTATACCATATTACTAACTGTTCTGGGTTTAGAAGAAATCACAAAACCCACTATTGTAAACCACATAATGTGTCTAGCCAGCCAGTGTGACAACATTAGGGTGCACACCTGCTTCTGAAGTTTTGCCATCTGTCTAAAAGCCACAGGCGTACACCATTGCCAGTGTGTGAAGAATGGACTACAGGGAACTGATCCTATTAGGAATGAGTGGGCTTAGGCCAAAGTCTTAGAACCAGGAACAAAATCCTTGTCAACTTTTATCTCTGGGCTAAGAGCGAGAGCAGCAGTGTTGTCATCTAAGCCACTACAGGGATTGTAATGAGATAGAGAGAATGTTTGGTGTGAAAAGGATATCTGGCAGGATTCTCCTGTAAGGCCAGAACTAAGCCATTCCCTCCTTGGGATCCTGAAAAACAGGAAGGTAAAAAGTCAGCAACCCAATACGAACACTCGACAGTTAATATTGTCACGGAACAGCAGGGAAAGAAACAACATAGTGCATTCGTGTTTGTTTGCGAGTGAGCATACATACGTAGCGTGAGGTGTGTGACGACACAGCCGAAGATGAAGgaggtgtggaaggagagagagactatgAAGCTGTAGAAGAAGCGGTAGTTGCGCTTGCCCACACAGTTCCCCACCCACGGGCAATGGTGATCGAACCGCTCTGAGGGCAGAACATTAAAAAAAATTGAGATATGGCATATTTGGACACTTTGAACAACAGTCACTACCCATACAGTCCTTACCCACACAGTTGTCACACATGCTGCAGTGTGAGGTCCGAGGAGGGCGGAACATCTTGCAGGTGAAGCAATACTTAAGCTTCACCACCTGCTGGTTAATGAGGATTTCTTTGGTGCGCGGAGGGGGATGGTACGTGGAGGAACCTGAGGTGTCTTGAATCAGGggagggttagagggagggatcgattctctgacatcaatgcaatcaTGTTGTTGACATCAACTAGATCACATATGAAACAAAATCTTAACTGAATACACATGCTGCTGAAGGATATTAATCTGTACTATGACCGCCACTGAAACAGTTGACCCCAGACATACCCCAGCTGGTCTAGTTCTTCAGCCATCACCCCAGTCTGTTACACTATATCCTAAGTCTATCTTACCTATCTGCTTCTCAATGTCTGCAGCCTCATCTGGCAGGGTCCTAGGCAGGATTCCAGGGTCTGTAAAGCTGGTCTGCAGTAGGGAGGTgaccacaaacacaaacaacactccaccaatcacagGTATGCAGACGGTCAGGTGAGTCACCAGGAATGGGCAACTGCAGGAGGACAAGAGTGGATATGAGAGCTTGTCTGTCCCTGGCCTTGAGTGGTTGAGACACCCATTCTAATAGGCCTACTGTACAACTCTAAAA
It encodes:
- the LOC129837505 gene encoding palmitoyltransferase ZDHHC18-A-like isoform X1, with amino-acid sequence MKNCEYQQIDPRGLSTPSSTQPCTENNVQRSRRKWEVFPGKNRFYCDGRIILARQSGILPLTLGLIIVTSGLFFAFDCPFLVTHLTVCIPVIGGVLFVFVVTSLLQTSFTDPGILPRTLPDEAADIEKQIDTSGSSTYHPPPRTKEILINQQVVKLKYCFTCKMFRPPRTSHCSMCDNCVERFDHHCPWVGNCVGKRNYRFFYSFIVSLSFHTSFIFGCVVTHLTLRSQGGNGLVLALQENPASVVELVICFFSIWSILGLSGFHTYLVAFNLTTNEDIKGSWSSKRGAEDSGNPYTYDNIFTNFCATLCGPMPPSLIDRRGFLPPEDIPPAVAVDMGRPPFLAKNDTNMCTQRTKDLLERVFRSPELQGLWPLGTPETAPGQELRARPESRSPAPSSSTGPPPSSCSGSADGRLLNGCSGYANGFPPTGCSGSANGHRPTGCSGRQAPSMECPPVNSSKRPSLHSNNPAFRLASPSPSFTHNTIILGDAPDMGFIPLH
- the LOC129837505 gene encoding palmitoyltransferase ZDHHC18-A-like isoform X2, producing MFSYIQLTFPQTCPFLVTHLTVCIPVIGGVLFVFVVTSLLQTSFTDPGILPRTLPDEAADIEKQIDTSGSSTYHPPPRTKEILINQQVVKLKYCFTCKMFRPPRTSHCSMCDNCVERFDHHCPWVGNCVGKRNYRFFYSFIVSLSFHTSFIFGCVVTHLTLRSQGGNGLVLALQENPASVVELVICFFSIWSILGLSGFHTYLVAFNLTTNEDIKGSWSSKRGAEDSGNPYTYDNIFTNFCATLCGPMPPSLIDRRGFLPPEDIPPAVAVDMGRPPFLAKNDTNMCTQRTKDLLERVFRSPELQGLWPLGTPETAPGQELRARPESRSPAPSSSTGPPPSSCSGSADGRLLNGCSGYANGFPPTGCSGSANGHRPTGCSGRQAPSMECPPVNSSKRPSLHSNNPAFRLASPSPSFTHNTIILGDAPDMGFIPLH